Below is a window of Halomicrobium mukohataei DSM 12286 DNA.
CCGCGATCGTCGCACAGACGCTCGATCCGTCGGCGACGACCCTCGACCAGCAGATCGACGCGATCGAGCGCGCCCCCGCGTCCGAGATCGACCGTGCGGTGCGCCGGGCCGACGAATCGAGCCCGCGGTTCAGCTCGATCGTCAGCCAGGACTTCAACCGCGGGGACGCCAGCGCCTCGGCGTCGATCGGCGTCATCAGCCACGAGGTGCCCGCCGGACTCTCGTCGGGGTCGGGGCAGGGTGGCTCCAGTCCCCTGACCGCGATCCAGAAGCAAGCTGAGTTCCAGGTCGACTCCGCCGCTGGCGGTTCGATCACCGTCTTCGGTAGCGGTATCGTCGCCGACGAGTTCGGGAGCGTCATCACCGACTCCCTGCTGATCGTCGTTCCCGCCGCCGTCCTCTTCATCTTCCTGTTCCTCTCGATCGCCTACCGCGATCCCGTCGACCTCGCGCTGGGCCTGTTCGCCCTGCTGATGGCGATCGTCTGGACGTTCGGGTTCACCGGTATCGCCGGCATCCCCTTCAGCCAGATGTTGATCGCCGTGCCGCCGCTGTTGCTGGCCGTCGGGATCGACTTCGGGATCCACGCGGTCAACCGTTACCGCGAGGAACTCGTGCTCGGCAGGGGCGTCGACGAGTCGATGCGGACCACGACCGATCAGCTACTGGTGGCGTTCTTCATCGTCACCGGGACGACGGTCATCGGCTTCCTGGCGAACTTCACGAGCGCGCTGGAGCCTATCCGCGAGTTCGGCGTCGTCGCCGGGGTCGGCATCGTCTTTACGTTCCTCATCTTCGGAATCTTCCTCCCGGCCGCGAAAGTCGAGATCGACCGGCTCCGCGAGCGCTACCCGATCCCGACGCTGAGCGAGACGCCGCTTGGCTCCGAGGATTCGGCGCTGGGATCGGTACTGCGAGTCGGAGTGACGATCGGCGACGCCGCACCGGCGCTCGTCCTCGTCGTCCTGCTCGTCGGCAGTGCCGGCGCTGGCGTCTACGCTCAGGAAATCGACACGACGTTCAGCCAGGAGGACTTCCTCCCGCCAGAGGACACCCCGGCGTTCCTCGAAGAGCTACCGGAACCGTTCGCGCCGGGCGAGTACACCGTCTCCGCGCAGCTGAACTACCTCGAAGACAAGTTCGCGACCACGCAGTCGAGTGAGACGACGGTGTACGTCGAAGGGCCGATGCAACGGGACACGGCGCTCGAAGAGATCTATCGGGCCGGAGACGACCCGCCGGACTCCTTCGCCGAGAGCGACGGCCGCGCGGAGTCGACCTCGATCGTCACCGTCATCCAGAGCTACGCCCAGCAAGATCCCGAGTTTCGCCGGCTCGTCGACCGCAACGACCAGAACGACAACGGCGTTCCGGACCAGAACCTCGAACTGATCTACGACGAACTGTTCGCCTCGCCGGCCGGCGACCGCGCCGAGAACTACATGACGGCGGAACGGCGGAGCGCCCGCGTCGTCTACACGGTCGAGGCCGACGCCGAACAGAACGAGATCACCGAGGACACCCGAACGGTCGCCGATCGGTTCCGGATGACCGCGACCGCGACCGGCAACACCGTCGTGTTCAAGGCCGTCTCGGACCTCATCCTCGAATCCGCGATCACCAGTCTCGCCGTCGCGCTGATCGGCTCGGCGATCTTCCTGATGGTCATCTACCGAGTGTTCGAGGGGTACGCCACGCTGGGGATCGTCAACGTCCTCCCCGTCGCGGTGACGGTGACGATGGTGGCCGCGTCGATGCGGTTCCTCGCCATCCCGTTCAACGCGATCACCGCGACGATCCTGGCGATCACGATCGGACTCGGCGTCGACTACTCGGTCCACGTGACCCACCGGTTCGCCGACGAGCGCGCGGAACACGACCTCCGGACGGCGCTCGACCGGACGGTCCGTGGCACCGGTGGGGCGCTGCTGGGCAGCATGCTCACCACCGTCTCGGGGATCGGCGTGCTCGCGCTCGCGCTGTTCCCCGCGCTGGGTCAGTTCGGCATCCTCACCGGGCTGTCGATCACTTTCGCCTTCCTGGCGTCGCTGCTCGTCCTTCCACCGGCGCTGGTGCTGTGGGACGCGCTGATCAACGAGGATCGCCGCCTCGCCTCCCTGTTCGGGATCGGGCCGAAACAGAAGGCCACGCAGGCCCCGACCGTCGGCGGGCCCGACGAGTAGCCCGACGGCGACGCCGGTGAGCGCCACGTTACTGAACGCTTTTGGGTCGGCGTCCGTTTAGTGTCGGTATGACCCACGTCGTCATCATCGGAGCCTACGGCAGCGCCGGAGCCGCCGTCGCTGGCGAGCTGGCAGAGGAACCGGGTATCGAACTGACGCTGATCGACGACGGCGAGCCCGGCGGCGGACTCTGTATCCTTCGGGGTTGTATGCCCTCGAAAGAAGTCCTCTCGGCAGGAGCCCATCGCTTCCAGGCCCGCCACGACGACCGACTGGTCGGCGACGCGCCCGAGGTCGACCTCGAACGGACCGTCGAGCGCAAGGACGACCACACCCTCGGGTGGGCGGGCCACCGCCGCGCCGGCATCGAGGAGCTGGCCGAGCGCGACGACGTGCGCTTCGTCCACGACACCGCTCGGTTCGTCGACCCACACACCGTCCGCGCGGGCGGCGAGGAGTTCGACGCCGACTACGTCGTCGTCGCCACCGGCTCCAGCGTCAACGTCCCCGACGTTCCGGGGATCGACGAGGTCGAGTTCATGACCAGCGCCGACGTGCTGGACGCCACCGACTTCCCCGACTCCGGGATCGTGATGGGCTTTGGCTACATCGGCATGGAGATGGTCCCGTACCTCGCCGAGGCCGGCGGGATGGACCTGACCGTCGTCGAGCACGACGACCGACCGATCGACGAGGCCGACCCCGAGTTCGGGGACGCCGCACTGGAGCTGTATCGGAACCACTGGGACCTGGAGATTCCGACCAACTGCCACGAACGGCGTCTCGAAGCGACCGACGACGGCGGCGTCCGGCTCACCGTCGAGTTCGAGGACGACGGGGCCGACGGTCCCACTCGGGAGACCTACGAGGCCGACCAGCTGTTTTGCTTCACCGGCCGCCGCCCGACCGTCGAGGGGCTCGGACTGGACAACACGGAGATCGCCGTCTCCGGCGACTGGGTCCGCGAGACGATGCAGACGGCAGCCCACGACCACGTGTACGCCGTCGGCGACGTCAACGGCAAGGAGCCGATCCTCCACGTCGCCAAGGAGCAGGGCTTTACCGCCGCAGAGAACATCCGCCGACAGGAAGCCGGGAACGCGCCCCAGCCCTACGAGAACGTCCACCATCACGTGATCTTCTCCGGGCTCGGCGTCTATCCGTTCGCCCGCGTCGGCCACAACGAACAGACCGCCAGAGAGGCGGGCCACGATATCGCCGTCGCGACCCGGCAGGCGAGCGACGACGGGGTCTTCAAGTCCAAGTACGTTCCCGAGGGGCTCGCGAAGCTCGTCGTCGACCGGGCAGACGGCACCGTGCTCGGCTGGCAGGGGATGCACTACCACGCCGACAGCTTCGCGAAGACGATGCAGATCGTCGTCGAGATGGGGTTAGACGTTCGGGAGCTGCCCGATCGCTCCTACCACCCGACCCTGCCCGAGAACCTCGACGGACTGTTCCGTGACGCCGCCGACGCCGTCGAGCAGTAAGGCACTGCGACGGGATCAGGCGAGGGGCAGGTCACGGATCTCGAAGCGCGCCCCGCCGTCGTCGCCGTCGGTGACGGTGACGTATCCGCCGTGAGCCTCGGCGATCTCGGAGACGATCTTGAGGCCGAACCCGGTGCCGTCGTCGATGGTCGTGTAGGCAGACTGGAAGACGTCGTCGCGCTCGTCTTCGGGGATACCGGGGCCGTCGTCGGCGACGTAGAAGCCGGTCCCCTCTTCGAGGGGCCCGACGGTGATGACGACCCCTCGACCGGCGTGCTGGACCGCGTTTCGAAAGAGATTCTCCAGGAGCTGCTGGAGACGCGTCGCGTCGCCGAGGAAACGGTCGTCGACGTCGATTCGCAGCGTCGCCTCGTCGCTTTCGACGACCGCCCAGGCGTCCTCGGCGACGGTCTCGATGTCGACCGGCGTCGGTTCCGAGACGGTCCTGCCGTCGCGTGCCACCGACAGGATGTCCTCGATCAGCGTGTCCATCCGCTGGAGCGACCGCTCGATCGCGTCGAAGTGCTCCTCGGCCCCGGTTTCGCGTGCCACGTCGATCCGTCCGAGTGCGACGCTGAGCGGGTTGCGCAGGTCGTGGCTGACGACGCTGGCGAACTCTTCGAGCCGGTTTCGCTCGCGGGCGATCTCGTTCTGGTGACGGCGGCGCTCCTGTTCGTAGCTCACCCAGTTGCCGAGCAGTTCCACGAGGGCGATCTCCCAGTCCGAGAAGGGCTCGGTCCGTGGCTCTCGGTCGTAGAAGCAGAACGTGCCGTACACCTCGTCCTCGACCACTACGGGGGTACCGAGATAGCAGGCGATGCCATCGTCGGTGTATCCGGCGCGTTCGGCCAGTTCCGGCGCGTCCCGTGCGATGTCTTCGAGGACCAGCGTCTCTTCGGTGACGATCGCCCGCTCGCAGTTGGTCTCGTCGAGCGCGACCCGGTCCCCGGGCTGGGTGTCGCCGGTCGGATCGCGAACGACCTCGAAGACGTACTCGTCGCCCTCTCTGGAGGAGAGCGCCCCGTAGTCGGTTCCGAGCACCGACTGGCCGATCGAGAGCAACCGATCGACCTGCTCCTCGAAGCTGAGCGTCTTCTCGGAGACGACGCGGTACATCTCCTTGAGGATGCGCTCGCGCTCCCGGAGCGTCTCGATCCGGTGCTTTCGATCCGTCACGTCCTGGAAGTACACCGAGAGCCCGTCGACCGAGGGGTAGGCCCGCACCTCGAACCACGTCCCGAGGGGCTCGTACTCGGCCTCGAAGGTCGTCACCCGCTGTTCGTCCATCGCTTCGGTGTATCGGTCGTAGAACTCCGTGTCGACGACTTCCGGCAACAGATCCCAGATTCGGGTCCCGACGAGGTCGTCGATCGACCGATCCACGTCGGCGGCGTCACACACGATCTCTCGCGCCCGTTCGTTGAGGTAGGTGAACCGCCACTCCACGTCCAGCGCGAAGAACGCGTCGGTCATGCGATCGAGGATCGCCGACTGTTCGTGCGGGCGGCTCACTGCCTCGGTGACGGTCGTGACGAGCGTGGGGAGCTGTTCTTCGAGTGGCGTCCGCCGGAGATAGCCGGTCACGTCGGCGTCGATCGCCTCGCTGGCGACCGTCTCGCTGCCGTCGTCGGTGAACAACACGAACGGGAGCGACGGGGCGCGACGCCGTATCGATCGCAGCAGCGACAGCCCACTACCGTCCGGGAGGTCCTGTTCGCTGACGACACAGTCTGTCGATCCGTCCGTCACGTGGGCAAGTGCCGTCGCCGCGTCGGCGACGTGTGTGACGCGAAACGGCCCGCTGTCGCCGAACGAGTCTCGAACCGTCGAGTCCGTGTCCGGGTCGACGTAGAGGACGTCGACGGTGTCCCCTCGCGGCGCTCGCGTTCGATCGACACTGTTCGCCCGGTCCATACACGGGATTGACGAGCCAGCGACATAGGTGTGGTGTCCGCGAGTAGCTGCTCCGTTTCGGCTGCGTTACCGACACGTACGGTGTTGCTATCGGGAACTGGGTTGGTAACAACCGTCTTGACTAGTGTTGCCGTACCACGGAGTATGTACGAGACGATTCTCGTTCCGACCGACGGGAGCGACCACGCCAACCGGGCGTTCGACAGTGCGATCACCTACCTCGCCGTGAACGGCGAGGTTTGTCGGTGGACTCCCGGTCTGTCCACTATACTGTGGAAGGCGAGTAGTCGCCGTTCCCGTTCACTGTTCCCGACTTCAGGGCGAGGTGATGGGTCGCCCCTCCAGAACCAGACTTGAGCCGGTTCTGGATGAATCTGTGTGCGATGTTGCGCGCCGCGTTGTAGTCGCTATGAAGTTCTTTCCCGCATTTCTGGCAGGTGAACTGGTCGCCGTCGCGGTTGTCCTCGTGGGTGAAGCCACAGTCGGCGTGACTACACCGCTGGCTGGTGTAGGCCGGATGGACTGATTCGACAGCGATTCCTTCGGCACGGGCTTTGTATGTCGTCTGGCGCTTCAACTCGCGGAACGCCCACTGCTGGAATTTCGAGGCGTTCGAGATACGTTCTCGTATCTGTTCCAAGTCCTCGAACACGATTGCCGAACAGCCCCGTGACATGGCTTCTTTCACCAGTCGTTTCGACGTTTGGTGTAGAACGTCCTCGGACCAGTTAGCGAAGGTGTCACCGATTGACTGAATCGTGAGGTGTGCGCTTCGCGTCCCCTGTTGTTGTAGTCGGGCGCGACGACGTTCATACTCGCGGCGCTTGTGGTTCAGTAGGTCAGCGTTGCCGATGAACGCTCCTGTACTGGTGACAGCAAGATACCCGTCGACGTTCCGGTCTACGCCGAGAACTGTTCGGCTCTCGGCCTCTTCCAACGAATCTTCGCGTTCCTGTTTGACGGAAACGTGCAAGTAGTAGGTATCGGTCTGATGGTCGTATCGGAGTTTCGCGCCTTGTTTGGTCCACTCGCTACTCTCCATGTATTCGGCCTGGAGCGAGTCGTCTGGGTAGACGTATTCAGCATGAACACGCCCACTTCCGTAAGCGGCCAGCGAACAGTATCCGTCGAAGTAACTGATTGCACTGGTGTTGTAGACGGTCGTGTTCGACGTGAACACAGGTTTTGAGGGGCGTTCGCCAGCTTTCATTTTGTCTACACAGCCGGTAAGCGCGTCGGCGGCATGGTTGACGGCGGCCACGGTCAAGTCTGAGTGAAGGCCGGTGTCGTCCCGTATGTCGTCGTAGACGAGCGGTTGTAGTCGAGAGCGCGACGTTATCACGTACCCATTGTCATCTCTTTCCCATCCCCGGTTGGCAAACCGCTGTGCAGCGTCCCGAAACGTGTTCATCGTTCGTTTCAGGTCGTCGCGCCGCTGGTCGGGGACGGAAAGTTTGACGACAGCAGTACGCTGAATCTCCATCTACACATCACAAGTGGGACTAACTATATATAAATAATTGGGAGTAGGCCGGGAATTGAACGGTGGATAGTCACTAGAGCTTACGCGATTCCCGCCCGCCGTGAACGGCGGGACTCCCTCGCTGAATAAGGTGGCGCTGGCCGACCGAGCGGACAGCTCGCTCGCCCTGTTGCACGTCGTCGACACCGGGACGATCGGCGAACCCGCGCTGTCGGCGACCGAACTCGTCGTCGGCCAGCGCGAGGACGACGGCACCGCGCTGTTGAAGCGCCTGGCCCAGCGCGCTCGCGACCGCGGCATCAGTACCCAGCTGCACAACTGTCACGGCGAGCCGAGCCGGGAGATACGGAGCTACGCCGACGAGATCGAGGCCGACCTCGTCGTCATGGGCTATAGTAACAATTGAAACGATTTACACACCGATCGCACTGCCATCGTGCGATCGGGTGTGCATTGATTTTCAATGGCTACTATACCAGGGCCGGGACCACGACCGCACGCTCGGCACCGTGACGGCACAGGTCGTCAAGGCGTGTGAGCGGCCCGTGATGCTGGTGTAGCGCGGTCAGGGACGCCGCGCTTCGAGCACCGGCATCTCCTCGATGCGGTCCTCGTCGAGGGCCGCCCAGTCGATGCCGTCCGGGCGGTCGTACGGCGTCGCCGTCTCGACGGTCCGTTCGGGCGTCACCACCAGGTCCATCGGTACGTCGTGTTCGTCGACGAGTTCGTGGTCTCGAAGCTGGCGCTCGTGGACCGTCGTCACCACTGGCGTCTCGTCGTCGACCAGATCGAGTTCGCGGAGCAGCGCGTATTCGAGGTCGCTGTACCCCTCGCCCTTGCCGATCCGCGCACCGCGTTCGCTGACGGCGACGCTCCCCGAGACGATCAGGTCGATCGCGGGCATCTCGTCGGGGCCGACCTGCACGCCCGCCTCGCTGGAGCCGCTGACGGTCGTGGCGTCGTCGATGTCGTCGACCGCCGCCGGGTCGAGTTCGATGAAACACCGCTCGTCGCGCAACCGCGGGACGGCCATGTAGACGGTCTTGCCGGCCCGCATCGCCGCCCGCCGGACCGGGAGCTGCGGGGCGTCGGGGTTGGCCTTTAGGGCGTCGGCGTCCGCCCAGATCGCCGTCTCGGCCAGCCGGTCGGCCGCGGCGTCCGCGTCGGCGAAGTTCGGGATGCGACCGTGGGGCGGGAACGGAAACCGGGCGTCGCCGCTCTCTTCGAGGTCGTCCCACACGCGCTGGCGCAGCGTCTGCTTGTCCATGTGGACGGCGACGGACGCTCGCACAAAAGCGCTGGCGTCACGCCGGAAACCAAACGCTTTCCTCGGGGCCGACGGAGAATCACGACGATGGACGAACAGGATCCACCAGATCCCGAGGAGAGCGTGAGAGAGGCCGTCGAGCGGTCTCGCAGTGGGGCTCCGGCAGTGGGACGGGTCGTTCGCGACCGGTTCTCGACCGACGAGGTGTTCCAGCGCATCGTCGCCGCGGCCGACGAGGAGATCACGTCGGGCAGTCGCGAGCTGTACTTCAGCGGTCTGGCGGCCGGGTTCGCGATCACGATCACGTTCCTGATGCTGGTGTCGCTGACGGCCTCGACCGGCGGCGACCCGATTCTGAGCACGCTCCTGTACCCGCTGGGGTTCATCTACATCATCATCGGCGGCTACCAGCTGTACACGGAGAACACGCTGCCGCCCGTCGCGCTGACGCTGGAGCGCATCGCCAGCGTGCCCGCGCTCTTGCGCAACTGGATCGTCGTGCTCGCCGGGAACTTCACCGGCGGCGCGATCGGCGCGATGGCGCTGGCCTGGGGCGGGGTGCTGTCGGCCGACGGGACGGCCGCGGCGTTCTCGATCGCACAGAAGGGCATCAAGGCGAGCCAGGGCGAACTGTTCGTGAAGGCCGCGTTCGCCGGGCTGATCGTCGCTGGCGTCGTCTGGGTCGAGTACGCCTCTCGGGACACGATCTCGCGGATCGCCGTCGTCTACCTCGCCTTCCTCGCGATCCCGCTTGGCGGGCTCTACCACGTCGTGGTCTCCTTTACCGAGATGGTGTATCTGGTGCTGGTCGGCGATCTCGGGGTCGTCGTCGGGATGGTCGAGTTCGTGCTCCCCGTGTTGCTCGGTAACACCGTCGGCGGCATCCTGCTGGTCACCGTCGTCAACTACTTCCAGACGACCGAGGAGCGCCTGGAGTCGGCCCGTTTCGACGGTGCCAACCGACAGCTCTCCTGGCGAGAGTGGATCCTGGGCGGTCTCGCGGGGCGGTCGTACGTGCCCCTGATCGACACGAGCGAGCGAGCGGCCGGACACGGCGCTGGCTCCGAGCGGATCCTTGTTCCGATCTCCAACCCGCGGACCGAGGGGACCCTCGCCGAGCTCGCGTGTGCGTACGCTGCCGGCAAGGAGGCGGCCTACGTGGAGTTCGTCCACATCGTCCGCCTGCCCGACCGGCTGGCGGGCGGGTACGGCGGCGACCAGACCGACCAGATCGTCGCCGAATCCGACGCACAGATGGAGCGGGTCCGCGAGATCGCGTCCAGCTACGAGGTCGACTCCGAGACCTCGACGATCGTCTCGCATCGCTCCATCGAGGAGGTGTTCCAGCTCGCAGACCGGAAGGGCGCGGACACGGTCGTGATGGGCTGGGACGAGGACGCGCTCTGGAAGGCCGGCCGGGCCGAACGCCCGCTCGACGAGCTGACGAGTTCGCTCCCGGCGGACTTCCTGGTGCTTGCCGATCGCGGGTTCGATCCCGAGGAGATCCTGATTCCGGTCGCGGGCAACGAACACTCCGTGCTGAGCGGCGAAGTCGCCAGTGCGCTCGGCCAGACCGTCGGTTCGGCGATCTCGCTGCTCCGGGTCGCCGACGGGCCGGGCCGGCGGACGGAAAACGAGGACTTTCTCGCCCGGTGGGCGAAGAACAACGACCTCGAATCGGCAGACCGCATCGTCGACGACAGCGGCGACGTCGAGGGGGCCATCGTGCGGGCCGCACCGGAACACGGCCTCATCATCATCGGGGCGACCAGAGACGGGCTCCTCTCGCGGATCGGGAGCGACTCGCTGCACCTCGACGTGCTGTCGGACGTGGACTGCTCGGTGTTGCTCGCCGAGCGAGCGACCGAGCGCGGGCTGCTCCAGCGGCTGTTCGGGAACTGATCGGCGCGGGAAACGACAGCCCGAAGACGACGGCGGCCCACTGAGCCGTCGTGGACGAGACTATCGCGTGGCTCCGGGAACGACCCTTCTACGAGGGGCAGATCGTCGACCAGCGGACGGTACCGGGACGGGACGCGACCGTCGCCGACCTCGACGTACGCGACCGACTGGCCGACGCGCTGGCCGAGGACGGCATCGAACAGCTCTACGCCCACCAGGCCGACGCCGTCGGAGCCGTCCGTGACGGCGACAACGTGGTGCTTTCGACCGCGACGGCGAGCGGAAAGAGTCTCGCCTACACGGTGCCGGCCTTCGAGCGCGCCCTCGAAGATCGCCGGACCACACTCTACGTCGCCCCCCAGGTCGCGCTGATCAACGACCAGACGGAGACGCTCTCGACGCTGGCGGATCGGCTCGGCTTCGCGTCGGGCGTGTCGGTCGCCCAGTACACCGGCCGCCAGTCCCAGACCGAGAAAGAGCAGATCCGCGAGCGCCAGCCCACCGTCCTCCTGACGACGCCGGACATGCTCCACTACGGCATCTTGCCCCACGCACACCGCCTCTGGAAGTGGTTCTTCCAGCGACTCGACACCGTCGTGGTCGACGAGGTCCACAGCTACCGGGGGGTGTTCGGCAGTCACGTCGCACTCGTGTTTCGACGCCTCCAGCGCATCGCAGAGCGGTTCGACGCCGAGCCGGAGTGGCTCTGTTGCTCGGCGACGATCGGCAACCCCGTCGAGCACGCGGCGACGGTGACCGGCACTGCCCCGTCCTCGTACCGACTCGTCGACGACGACGCCAGCGCCAGCGGCCCCCGCCACTGGCTGGTGTGGAACCCGCCCGAGTACAGCGGGGACGGCTGGGGGAGCGGCCGCCGGAAGTCCAGTCACGTCGAGACCAGACGGCTGTTCGTCGAGCTGGTCCAGCGGGGCCTCCAGACGGTGGTGTTCACCGGCTCGCGCCAGACTGCAGAGCGCTACGCGGCGGACAGCGCCGAGGCACTGCGCGACCGGGGAGCCCACGACCTCGCGGACGCCGTCGGTGCGTACCAGGCCGCACTGACCGACGACCGTCGCCGTCGGCTGGAGCGAGAACTCAAGTCCGGCGCGCTGCGTGGCGTCTGGAGCACGAACGCGCTGGAACTCGGCGTCGACGTGGGCGGTCTCGACGCCGTCGTGCTCGATGGCTACCCCGGCACCCGGATGCAGACCTTCCAGCAGGCGGGCCGGGCCGGACGCGGGCGCGACCCCGCCCTCGTCGTGCTGGTCGGCGGCGAGGACCAGCTCGACCAGTACGTCGTCGACAACCCGGACACGCTGTTCGAGCACCCGCCCGAGCAGGCGGTGACGAACCCGGAGAACGAACAGCTCATGCCCGCACACGCCTGCTCGGCCGCCCGCGAGACGTGGCTGAAACCCGACGACGACCGGTACTTCGGCGAGACGTTCCCCGCGCTGGTGGCCGACCTGGAGCGGGACGGCCGCCTCGCGCGCCGGACGACTGCGGAGGGGACCCGCTGGGTGTACGGCGGCGAGGGCAGTCCACAGCACGAGACGAGTCTCCGGACCGTCGACGACCAGTCGATCCAGCTGCGCCACGGCGAGGACACGATCGCGACGCTACCCCTCGGCGACGCGCTGCGAGACGCACACCCCGGCGCGATCTACCACCACCAGGGGACGACCTACGAGGTGACCGACCTCGACCTCGATCACGGCATCGCCGAACTCGACCGGACGTGGGCCGACTACTTCACCCGCGTGCGCCACGAGAAGGAGATCACCGTCGAGGCCGACCTGCGAGCGGACACGCTCGACGCCCGGCCCGACGTGCCCGTGCGCTTTGCGGACGTGACCATGCGCAAGCAGATCACCGGCTACGAGCGCCGCGACGGGCAGAACGGCGAGGTGATCGGGCGGCGTAGCCTCGATCTCCCCGAGACAACCCTCAGGACCAAAGCGCTGTATTTCACCGTCCCCGCGGATCTAGAGCGAGCGATGCTTGGCGAGGCGGTCCCGGCGACCGACGACGGGACGGCGGACGGCCGCGACCGTCCGCCCGCCCCCGACGATCCCGGCGACTTCCCCGGCGGCATCCACGCCGCCGAACACGCCGCGATCTCGATGCTCCCCTTCGAGTATCTCTGTGACCGCCGCGACGTTGGCGGGCTCTCGACGCCGCTGCACCCCCACACCGACGAGCCCACGATCTTCGTGTACGACGGCCATCCCGGCGGCGTCGGCATCGTCCGGAGCGCCTACGACGACGTCGAGGGGCTGCTGGCGACGACGCTCTCGATGCTGCGGTCCTGTGACTGTGCCGACGGCTGCCCGGCCTGCGTGCAGTCGCCCCACTGTGGCAACGCCAACGACCCGCTGGACAAGGGGCTGGCGACGTACCTGCTGGACGGGCTGACGGAGTGATCGCGTTCGGGCCAGAGAGGCGTCAGCCCAGTTCCTCGACGAACTCCTTGACGATCTTCTCCTCGGCCCGGTGGAGCGTCTCGCTGCAGGTCGACTTGGCGATGCCGACCTCCGAGGCGAGTTCGGTCAGCGAACAGTCCCGCGGCGTGTCGTAGTAGCCGTTCTCGACGGCGGCCTGGATCAACTCCAGTTGGCTCCCCGTGAGCAGCTGCTCGGTCTCGACGTGCTGGCTGACCCGCTCGACGTGGAACGGAATGCCGAACTCTTCGAGTTGCTGGCCCAGCGCGGACAGTCGCTCCTGTGGCGCGGTGATCTCCCAGCGGGCCTCGCCGTCGCTGAGTCTGAACGGCATCTCCAGTGGGATACCGGAGCCCTGCACCGGGAACAACAGGAGCGGATCGCTGGTCTCGAACTGGACCAGCGCCGTGTCCTCCCAGCGCTGGAGAATCTCTAAACTGGTGACGGCCTCACTCTCGTCCATCTGGCCGAGGATGGCGACCAGTTCGTCGGCGGTGATCTCCGTGAGCCCGACGCCCGACTCCTCGCCGGGGACCGCCGCCAGGATGCGAAACTCCGCGTCCGGAAACGACCGCGAGAGCGAACCGATCCACACCTCCTCTGGAATCGTCAGCGTCAGTTCGGCTCGTGGCATGTGTGCGAATATGTTCGTCCGGGCGACGGCTCCTGTCCCGAACATGTTCGGCAACGGCAGCGACGCGGAAAACCCTTCGGAGAGAACCGCGCTGTCGGGAGCGGCCTCGCCCAGCGACCGCAGAAGGCTTAACCGGACGGGCGACGCGCCAGCACTCATGCAAGAAGTAACGGTGACGCGGGATTTGCCGGCCGCGCCCGAGGCGGTCCGCTCGCTGGTCGAAGAGACCGAGTCGTTCATGAGTGCCGCCGGGTTCGACGCCGTCCGCGTGGAGGGCGAGACCATCCGGATCCAGAACCGCGTGGGGCTGTTCGACGTCGAGCTCATCGCCGGCATCGTCAAGGACGACGACGCCGTGCTCGCCTACGAACAGGAAGAGGGGATCTTCGAGGACATGCACACGGCCTACCACCTCGAAGAGACCGACGACGGCACGACGATCTCGGCGACGACCACGTTCGAGGCCGTGGACCTGCCGATCGTCGGCCAGGTGCTGGACGCGACCGTCGTCAAGCGCCAGCGCAGCTCCGAGTTGAACGCGCAATTCGACTGGCTCGAAGCGGAGCTCTCGTAGTCCGGTTCTCGCCCCCCTGGAAAA
It encodes the following:
- a CDS encoding DEAD/DEAH box helicase — protein: MDETIAWLRERPFYEGQIVDQRTVPGRDATVADLDVRDRLADALAEDGIEQLYAHQADAVGAVRDGDNVVLSTATASGKSLAYTVPAFERALEDRRTTLYVAPQVALINDQTETLSTLADRLGFASGVSVAQYTGRQSQTEKEQIRERQPTVLLTTPDMLHYGILPHAHRLWKWFFQRLDTVVVDEVHSYRGVFGSHVALVFRRLQRIAERFDAEPEWLCCSATIGNPVEHAATVTGTAPSSYRLVDDDASASGPRHWLVWNPPEYSGDGWGSGRRKSSHVETRRLFVELVQRGLQTVVFTGSRQTAERYAADSAEALRDRGAHDLADAVGAYQAALTDDRRRRLERELKSGALRGVWSTNALELGVDVGGLDAVVLDGYPGTRMQTFQQAGRAGRGRDPALVVLVGGEDQLDQYVVDNPDTLFEHPPEQAVTNPENEQLMPAHACSAARETWLKPDDDRYFGETFPALVADLERDGRLARRTTAEGTRWVYGGEGSPQHETSLRTVDDQSIQLRHGEDTIATLPLGDALRDAHPGAIYHHQGTTYEVTDLDLDHGIAELDRTWADYFTRVRHEKEITVEADLRADTLDARPDVPVRFADVTMRKQITGYERRDGQNGEVIGRRSLDLPETTLRTKALYFTVPADLERAMLGEAVPATDDGTADGRDRPPAPDDPGDFPGGIHAAEHAAISMLPFEYLCDRRDVGGLSTPLHPHTDEPTIFVYDGHPGGVGIVRSAYDDVEGLLATTLSMLRSCDCADGCPACVQSPHCGNANDPLDKGLATYLLDGLTE
- a CDS encoding helix-turn-helix domain-containing protein, yielding MPRAELTLTIPEEVWIGSLSRSFPDAEFRILAAVPGEESGVGLTEITADELVAILGQMDESEAVTSLEILQRWEDTALVQFETSDPLLLFPVQGSGIPLEMPFRLSDGEARWEITAPQERLSALGQQLEEFGIPFHVERVSQHVETEQLLTGSQLELIQAAVENGYYDTPRDCSLTELASEVGIAKSTCSETLHRAEEKIVKEFVEELG